One segment of Campylobacter hominis ATCC BAA-381 DNA contains the following:
- a CDS encoding DnaJ domain-containing protein, which translates to MHFIVFLILCFIFYSAVSGFLQSLAKNGNFDKKNYENLNFNEAKFIIALVAKVAKSDGRINHEEADLISALLDDLISHFGGGKTERDALKEIFNFEKTSNNKAFNIAFEYQKSCKISQSRKLEILNFLFNLAYVDGEFSSAEREILNEICDGFEFNEILKREIFDRFEIFFRARNFGNFGYEKHYENSNGYDDYKSHQKSPYEILGVSENADFNEIKAKYRELVKKYHPDILMGKGASEQTIQEATKKLQEINEAYEILKEKYGK; encoded by the coding sequence ATGCATTTTATCGTCTTTTTAATTCTGTGTTTTATTTTTTACAGCGCAGTTTCCGGTTTTTTACAAAGTTTAGCTAAAAATGGAAATTTCGATAAAAAAAATTATGAAAATTTAAACTTTAACGAAGCGAAATTTATTATCGCTTTGGTGGCGAAAGTCGCTAAAAGCGACGGTAGAATCAACCATGAAGAAGCCGATTTAATTAGCGCGCTGTTGGATGATTTGATCTCTCATTTCGGCGGAGGAAAAACTGAACGGGACGCGCTTAAAGAAATTTTTAATTTTGAGAAAACAAGCAATAACAAAGCTTTTAATATCGCTTTTGAGTATCAAAAAAGTTGCAAAATTTCACAATCAAGAAAGCTTGAAATTTTAAATTTTTTATTTAATCTTGCTTATGTGGATGGTGAATTCAGCAGCGCGGAGCGCGAAATTTTAAATGAAATTTGTGATGGATTTGAATTTAATGAAATTTTAAAAAGAGAAATTTTTGATAGATTCGAGATATTTTTCAGGGCGCGAAATTTTGGAAATTTCGGTTATGAAAAGCATTATGAAAATTCAAATGGTTATGATGATTATAAATCGCACCAAAAATCGCCTTATGAAATTTTAGGCGTTAGCGAAAATGCCGATTTTAACGAGATAAAGGCTAAATATAGAGAACTTGTGAAAAAATATCATCCGGATATTTTAATGGGAAAAGGTGCAAGCGAGCAAACTATCCAGGAAGCGACTAAAAAGCTGCAAGAAATCAATGAAGCTTATGAAATTTTGAAAGAAAAATATGGGAAATAA
- the purH gene encoding bifunctional phosphoribosylaminoimidazolecarboxamide formyltransferase/IMP cyclohydrolase — translation MRALISVSDKDGVVEFAKKLENLGFKILSTGGTYNLLVKNGIKATEVSEYTKSPEMFEGRVKTLHPKIHGGILFKRDTQSKEAKENKIKSIDLVCVNLYPFKETIQKTDDFDEIIENIDIGGPTMVRSAAKNFKDVLIVTDKNDYNTVAEKIAAKADDYEFRRNLMIKAYEHTASYDSMIANYMNERFNGGFGAKKFIFGKKVFDTRYGENPHQKGALYEFEDFFSKNFKALKGEASFNNLTDMNGAVLLAASFGNAPAVAICKHANPCGFAIKENLLSSYKEALKCDPVSAYGGVIAINGTLDKELALELHKKGTFMEVIIAANVTDEALEVFSDKKRTKIFTQNSEFLLRSDEKFNFKHVDGGFVYQERDFVKSDEVTNAKCVTKRRAGESEINDMKIAWQLAALTKSNCVVYVKNSALVAIGMGMTSRVDAARAAVAKAKDMGIDLNGCVLASEAFFPFKDSIEIANEVGVKTVIEPGGSIRDDEVIEAADSFGMAMYFTGIRHFLH, via the coding sequence ATGAGAGCACTTATCAGCGTAAGCGATAAAGACGGCGTAGTAGAGTTTGCTAAAAAACTTGAAAATTTAGGTTTTAAAATTTTAAGTACAGGCGGCACATATAATCTACTTGTAAAAAATGGAATCAAAGCGACAGAAGTTAGCGAATATACGAAAAGTCCTGAGATGTTTGAAGGTCGCGTAAAAACTCTTCATCCAAAAATTCACGGCGGAATTTTGTTTAAAAGAGATACACAAAGCAAAGAGGCGAAAGAAAACAAAATAAAATCTATCGATCTGGTTTGCGTTAATCTCTATCCGTTTAAAGAAACCATTCAAAAAACAGATGATTTTGATGAAATTATCGAAAATATCGATATCGGCGGTCCTACAATGGTAAGAAGTGCGGCTAAAAATTTCAAAGATGTTTTGATTGTAACGGATAAAAACGATTATAATACGGTAGCTGAAAAAATAGCTGCAAAAGCCGATGATTACGAATTTCGCAGGAATTTGATGATAAAAGCTTACGAACATACAGCAAGTTATGATTCTATGATTGCAAACTATATGAATGAGCGCTTCAATGGCGGTTTCGGAGCTAAAAAATTCATTTTTGGAAAAAAGGTTTTTGATACAAGATACGGCGAAAATCCTCATCAAAAAGGCGCTTTGTATGAGTTTGAAGACTTTTTCAGCAAAAATTTCAAAGCATTAAAAGGTGAAGCGAGTTTTAATAATCTAACAGATATGAACGGCGCCGTTTTACTTGCTGCAAGTTTTGGAAATGCTCCTGCCGTAGCTATTTGCAAACACGCAAATCCTTGCGGTTTTGCTATAAAAGAAAACCTGCTAAGCAGCTACAAAGAAGCTTTAAAATGCGATCCTGTTAGCGCATATGGCGGTGTAATAGCGATAAATGGAACTTTAGATAAAGAGTTGGCGTTGGAACTTCACAAAAAAGGCACTTTTATGGAAGTAATAATCGCTGCAAACGTTACTGATGAAGCGTTAGAAGTATTTAGCGATAAGAAAAGAACTAAAATTTTTACTCAAAACAGCGAATTTTTACTAAGATCCGACGAAAAATTCAACTTCAAACATGTTGACGGCGGATTTGTATATCAAGAAAGAGATTTTGTAAAATCAGATGAGGTTACAAACGCAAAATGCGTTACAAAGCGCAGAGCCGGTGAATCCGAAATAAATGATATGAAAATTGCTTGGCAACTTGCCGCACTTACTAAAAGCAATTGCGTTGTGTATGTAAAAAATTCCGCTTTAGTTGCGATTGGAATGGGAATGACAAGCAGAGTCGATGCGGCGCGCGCTGCTGTGGCAAAAGCTAAAGATATGGGAATAGATTTAAACGGTTGCGTACTTGCAAGCGAAGCGTTTTTTCCTTTCAAAGACAGCATTGAAATTGCAAATGAAGTCGGCGTAAAAACCGTTATAGAACCTGGTGGAAGCATACGGGACGATGAAGTCATAGAAGCTGCCGATAGCTTTGGAATGGCTATGTATTTTACCGGAATAAGACACTTTTTACACTAA
- a CDS encoding DUF4149 domain-containing protein has protein sequence MIKAIYLFLIASLVGVEISIGAFVAPTIFFPDNLIGSGVLTHFQSGQLMSAIFVKYNKFLIAICVISLIFEMVKFNNNKKLSFYNRFSTLMIALLNLILGLLFVLFFTDYILSAQNNGAAATVTTQFLQIHKASEWCMKIMMIAQVFLFFMNFSREKEPKKQDLGEIKADESSKI, from the coding sequence ATGATAAAAGCAATTTATCTTTTTTTGATTGCATCTTTGGTCGGCGTGGAGATTAGTATCGGAGCGTTCGTGGCTCCTACGATTTTTTTCCCGGACAATCTTATAGGAAGTGGCGTACTTACGCATTTTCAAAGCGGACAGTTAATGAGTGCTATTTTTGTAAAATACAATAAATTTTTGATTGCGATTTGTGTAATTTCGTTGATTTTTGAAATGGTAAAGTTTAATAATAACAAAAAACTTTCATTTTACAACCGCTTTTCAACGCTTATGATTGCTTTATTAAATCTTATTTTGGGGCTTTTATTTGTGCTGTTTTTTACAGATTATATACTTTCAGCTCAAAATAACGGCGCAGCTGCAACTGTTACGACGCAATTTTTGCAAATTCACAAGGCCAGCGAATGGTGTATGAAAATAATGATGATAGCTCAGGTTTTTCTGTTTTTTATGAATTTTTCGCGTGAAAAAGAGCCGAAAAAGCAAGATTTAGGCGAAATTAAGGCTGATGAAAGCTCAAAAATTTAA
- the thiC gene encoding phosphomethylpyrimidine synthase ThiC, translating to MRSQWLKNRKNDKTPTQMYYAKNGIITEEMRYVAKIEQMDAEILRSEVARGKTIIPANINHTNLVPMGIGRSLKCKINSNIGSSSVSSGVEEEVEKLKISIKYGADTVMDLSTGGDLNEIRTQIIKNSTVPIGTVPIYQIIHDVGSIENLTISQMLKTIENQAIQGVSYFTIHAGFLLEFMPLVAKRKMGIVSRGGSLMATWMMKNHKENPFFTAFDEILEICAKYDVSLSLGDSLRPGCIYDASDAAQISELKILGDLARRAWTKNVQVMIEGPGHVPFNEIASNMQLERVLCDDAPFYVLGPLPTDIGAGYDHITSAIGGTMAAFSGASMLCYVTPKEHLGLPNAKDVREGIVAHKIAAHIADVALGKKGAIERDHAMSDARYNFDWNKQFELSLDPDRAKEYHDETLPQEVFKEAEFCSMCGPKFCAYKISREISKNSCEFYKECK from the coding sequence ATGAGAAGTCAGTGGCTGAAAAACAGAAAAAATGATAAAACTCCAACACAGATGTATTATGCAAAAAACGGCATAATAACGGAAGAAATGCGTTATGTAGCTAAAATAGAGCAAATGGACGCTGAAATTTTAAGAAGTGAAGTTGCTCGCGGTAAAACTATAATTCCTGCAAATATAAATCATACAAATCTCGTTCCTATGGGAATCGGACGAAGTTTAAAATGTAAGATAAACTCAAATATCGGCTCATCAAGTGTAAGCTCGGGCGTTGAAGAAGAGGTTGAAAAACTTAAAATTTCCATAAAATACGGCGCCGATACGGTTATGGATTTAAGTACAGGCGGTGATTTAAATGAAATCAGAACGCAAATAATCAAAAACTCTACCGTTCCAATCGGCACTGTACCGATATATCAAATCATTCATGATGTCGGCTCCATCGAAAATTTAACAATTTCTCAAATGCTTAAAACGATTGAAAATCAAGCGATTCAAGGCGTCAGTTATTTTACGATTCACGCCGGTTTTTTGCTTGAGTTTATGCCGCTTGTAGCAAAGCGTAAAATGGGAATAGTAAGTCGAGGCGGTTCATTAATGGCTACCTGGATGATGAAAAACCATAAAGAAAATCCTTTTTTTACGGCTTTTGATGAAATTTTAGAAATTTGCGCAAAATACGATGTTTCTCTTTCTTTAGGAGACAGTTTACGTCCAGGATGTATATATGACGCAAGTGATGCCGCTCAAATAAGCGAACTGAAAATTCTTGGCGATTTGGCAAGAAGAGCTTGGACAAAAAATGTGCAAGTTATGATAGAAGGTCCGGGACACGTGCCTTTCAATGAAATTGCTTCAAATATGCAACTTGAACGTGTGCTTTGTGATGATGCACCTTTTTATGTGCTTGGGCCGCTTCCTACTGATATCGGAGCAGGATACGATCATATCACAAGTGCGATTGGCGGGACTATGGCTGCATTTTCAGGCGCTTCAATGCTTTGTTATGTTACGCCGAAAGAACATCTAGGTTTGCCTAATGCTAAAGATGTGCGTGAAGGTATAGTAGCTCATAAAATCGCAGCTCATATAGCGGACGTGGCTCTTGGTAAAAAAGGCGCAATCGAAAGAGATCATGCGATGAGTGATGCAAGATATAATTTTGATTGGAATAAACAGTTTGAGCTTAGTTTGGATCCGGATAGAGCAAAAGAATATCACGATGAAACGCTGCCACAAGAGGTTTTTAAAGAGGCTGAGTTTTGTTCTATGTGCGGACCGAAATTCTGTGCTTACAAAATAAGTCGTGAAATCTCAAAAAATTCATGCGAATTTTATAAGGAATGCAAATGA
- a CDS encoding Mrp/NBP35 family ATP-binding protein, with amino-acid sequence MNKDKILEILKSVIYPGFKKSIVEYGFVKEIDCKDGIKIVLEIVSANPKISQDLKDEILSKIPNADVIINKPKIEPEHSNSRSGRNIAPQIKHFVMISSGKGGVGKSTTTLNLAISMAKLGKKVGLLDADIYGPNIPRMMGENNVQPTIIGQKLKPILSHGVEMMSMGILVEAGQGLIWRGAMIMKAVQQLLQDVAWSDLDVLFIDMPPGTGDAQITIAQSVPVSAGICVTTPQTVALDDSARALDMFEKLHIPLAGLIENMSGFICPDNGKEYDIFGHGGAEILAKKYNCEVLGEIPIEMAIREGGDDGKPISFYAPNSVSSERYAKIAEKLIAVLEKIDKENLASNADIQPTMH; translated from the coding sequence ATGAATAAAGATAAAATTTTAGAAATTTTAAAGAGTGTAATTTACCCGGGTTTTAAAAAAAGTATAGTTGAGTATGGTTTTGTAAAAGAGATTGATTGTAAAGACGGCATAAAAATCGTGCTTGAAATCGTATCAGCAAATCCTAAAATATCTCAAGATTTAAAAGATGAAATTTTAAGCAAAATTCCAAATGCCGATGTTATTATAAATAAGCCGAAAATTGAACCTGAGCATTCAAACAGCAGAAGTGGCCGCAATATCGCGCCGCAAATTAAACATTTTGTTATGATAAGCAGCGGAAAGGGCGGAGTTGGTAAAAGCACGACAACGTTAAATTTAGCTATTTCAATGGCAAAACTAGGCAAAAAAGTAGGACTTCTTGATGCTGATATTTATGGACCTAATATTCCTAGAATGATGGGAGAAAACAACGTTCAACCTACTATTATCGGACAAAAATTAAAACCGATTTTAAGCCATGGCGTTGAGATGATGAGTATGGGAATTTTGGTTGAAGCAGGTCAAGGTCTTATCTGGAGGGGCGCTATGATAATGAAAGCTGTGCAACAACTCTTACAGGATGTAGCGTGGAGTGATTTGGATGTGCTTTTTATAGATATGCCGCCAGGAACAGGCGATGCGCAAATTACAATCGCTCAAAGTGTGCCGGTTTCAGCAGGAATTTGCGTTACGACGCCGCAAACTGTGGCGCTTGATGATTCAGCGCGAGCGCTTGATATGTTTGAAAAACTTCATATTCCGTTAGCAGGACTTATTGAAAATATGAGCGGTTTTATTTGTCCGGACAACGGCAAAGAATATGATATTTTCGGTCATGGCGGTGCTGAAATTTTGGCAAAAAAATATAATTGTGAAGTTCTTGGCGAAATTCCTATTGAAATGGCGATTAGAGAAGGAGGCGATGATGGAAAACCGATCAGCTTTTATGCTCCAAATTCCGTCAGCAGCGAAAGATATGCCAAAATCGCCGAAAAACTTATTGCGGTTTTGGAAAAAATAGATAAAGAAAATTTAGCTTCAAATGCCGATATTCAGCCGACAATGCACTAA
- the obgE gene encoding GTPase ObgE has translation MFVDNVKFHTKAGKGGAGCVSFRREKFILFGGPDGGDGGDGGNVYFKADKNSHTLSKYKGKKLLKAENGAGGEGRKKFGKKGADLVLIVPPGTSIYDDKTGELLFDLKEDGEKVLALKGGKGGLGNVHFKSPVNQRPEYAQPGLSGEEKDIRLELKLIADVGLVGFPNVGKSTLISTISNAKPEIANYEFTTLTPKLGMVEVDEFSGFVMADIPGIIEGASEGRGLGIKFLKHIERTKILLFMIDMSNYRTLKEQFNALKEESTKFSKNLANKLYAIALTKADTVENTDKMLTEFCDEFGFGSRQIPNEKGEFDKTKPVFVMQISSAANKNIKELKFALLEILKAQN, from the coding sequence ATGTTTGTAGATAATGTGAAATTTCACACTAAAGCCGGAAAAGGCGGAGCCGGATGTGTCAGTTTCAGACGCGAAAAATTTATTTTGTTTGGCGGACCTGATGGCGGCGATGGCGGCGATGGCGGTAACGTTTATTTTAAAGCGGATAAAAACTCTCACACACTTTCAAAATATAAAGGTAAAAAACTTCTAAAAGCAGAAAACGGTGCAGGCGGAGAAGGGCGTAAAAAATTCGGTAAAAAAGGTGCTGATTTGGTGCTTATCGTGCCGCCCGGAACTTCTATTTACGATGATAAAACAGGTGAACTTCTTTTTGATTTGAAAGAAGACGGCGAGAAAGTTTTGGCGTTAAAAGGCGGAAAAGGCGGGCTTGGAAATGTGCATTTTAAAAGCCCTGTAAATCAACGTCCTGAGTATGCGCAACCTGGACTTTCAGGTGAAGAAAAAGATATCAGACTGGAGCTTAAGCTGATAGCTGACGTTGGACTTGTAGGATTTCCAAATGTCGGCAAATCTACTCTTATTTCAACGATTTCAAATGCCAAACCTGAAATTGCGAATTATGAATTTACAACTCTTACGCCAAAACTTGGAATGGTTGAAGTTGATGAGTTTTCAGGTTTTGTGATGGCGGATATACCTGGAATTATTGAAGGAGCTAGCGAGGGGCGAGGGCTTGGAATTAAGTTTTTAAAGCATATTGAGCGCACGAAAATTTTACTTTTTATGATTGATATGTCGAATTATCGCACTTTAAAAGAACAATTTAATGCATTAAAAGAAGAAAGCACGAAATTTTCTAAAAATTTGGCAAATAAATTGTATGCGATTGCGCTTACAAAGGCTGATACGGTAGAAAACACCGATAAAATGTTGACTGAATTTTGTGATGAATTCGGATTTGGAAGCAGGCAAATTCCAAATGAAAAAGGTGAGTTTGATAAAACAAAACCAGTTTTTGTAATGCAAATTTCAAGCGCAGCAAATAAAAATATAAAAGAGTTAAAATTTGCCCTTCTTGAAATTTTAAAGGCGCAAAATTGA
- the proB gene encoding glutamate 5-kinase, which translates to MKRIVVKVGSHILSDEHKISESRVCGLCDFLCELMNKFEVILVSSGAQSAGKIKFDLEKTNLVNRQILAAVGQPYLMEIYSRFLSKNGILASQILLTASDFDSRKSTNHAKNLIEGLLKHKILPIINENDATAIAEIVFGDNDRLSASAAHFFGADLLVILSDIDGYYDKNPRKFSDAKIREKVSEISEDELNLTSEAGSEFGTGGIVTKLKAAQFLLENGKAMFLASGFDLSVARAFLLENRQIGGTLFNA; encoded by the coding sequence TTGAAACGAATTGTAGTAAAAGTTGGCTCTCACATACTTAGTGACGAACATAAAATAAGTGAAAGTCGCGTTTGCGGTTTGTGCGATTTTTTGTGCGAACTTATGAATAAATTTGAAGTGATTTTAGTAAGCTCAGGCGCTCAAAGTGCCGGTAAAATAAAGTTTGATTTGGAAAAAACAAATCTTGTAAATCGCCAAATTTTAGCCGCTGTGGGACAACCTTATTTAATGGAAATTTATAGTCGTTTTCTTTCTAAAAACGGAATTTTGGCTTCTCAAATTTTACTTACCGCAAGCGATTTTGATTCCAGAAAATCGACAAATCACGCGAAAAATCTCATAGAAGGGCTTTTAAAACATAAAATTTTGCCTATTATAAATGAAAATGACGCGACTGCAATTGCAGAAATTGTTTTTGGTGACAATGATAGACTTAGTGCTTCTGCGGCACATTTTTTCGGTGCCGATTTGCTTGTGATTTTAAGCGATATCGACGGATACTACGACAAAAATCCGCGCAAATTCAGTGATGCTAAAATACGCGAAAAAGTATCTGAAATAAGCGAAGACGAACTGAATCTTACATCTGAAGCCGGAAGCGAGTTTGGCACAGGTGGTATTGTGACAAAACTGAAAGCTGCGCAATTTTTACTTGAAAACGGCAAAGCGATGTTTTTAGCAAGCGGTTTTGATTTAAGCGTGGCAAGAGCGTTTTTGCTTGAAAATCGCCAAATCGGCGGCACGCTTTTTAATGCTTAA
- the fmt gene encoding methionyl-tRNA formyltransferase has translation MKIVFMGTPEYATAILRALFENNFKISAVFTQPDKPVGRKQILTPPDVKKFLLESHADTPIFQPSNIKTPEIAKKICEFSPDFIVVAAYGQILPLEILEICPCINLHASILPKFRGASPIQSAILEGEKISGVTAMKMGAGLDDGDILGFSFCGIQKLDESEVFHKFGNVAAKLCIKILQNFDDIAPLKQKNVLSSKCKKIKKTDGLVKFSDSADEISAKFSAFKTWPGIFLENGTKLLEIRKFSDEKKEFGKISHITKDGFTLAVKDGEIEILKLQEPSKKAILARDFINGKRLKIGDRIS, from the coding sequence ATGAAAATTGTTTTTATGGGAACGCCAGAGTATGCAACTGCTATTTTAAGGGCTTTGTTTGAGAATAATTTTAAAATTTCAGCTGTTTTTACGCAGCCTGATAAACCTGTCGGCAGAAAACAAATTTTAACTCCGCCGGATGTGAAAAAATTTTTACTTGAAAGTCACGCTGACACACCGATTTTTCAACCTTCAAACATTAAAACGCCGGAAATTGCAAAAAAAATCTGTGAATTTTCGCCTGATTTTATTGTAGTGGCGGCTTATGGACAAATTTTGCCGCTTGAAATTTTAGAAATTTGTCCATGCATAAATTTACACGCTTCGATTTTGCCTAAATTTCGCGGTGCAAGCCCGATACAAAGCGCGATTTTAGAAGGTGAAAAAATTAGCGGCGTAACTGCTATGAAAATGGGAGCAGGGCTTGATGACGGCGATATTTTGGGATTTAGTTTTTGTGGAATTCAAAAGCTTGATGAGAGCGAAGTTTTTCATAAATTCGGAAACGTTGCCGCTAAATTATGTATTAAAATTTTGCAAAATTTTGACGATATAGCACCTTTAAAACAAAAAAACGTTCTTTCAAGCAAATGCAAAAAAATAAAAAAAACAGACGGACTTGTAAAATTTAGCGATAGCGCTGATGAAATTTCGGCAAAATTTTCAGCTTTTAAAACGTGGCCGGGAATTTTTTTGGAAAATGGTACGAAACTGCTTGAAATTCGAAAATTTTCAGATGAAAAAAAAGAGTTCGGCAAAATTTCACATATTACAAAAGATGGTTTCACGCTTGCTGTAAAAGACGGTGAAATTGAAATTTTGAAGTTACAGGAACCTAGCAAAAAAGCTATTTTGGCGCGAGATTTTATAAATGGAAAGAGGCTTAAAATTGGTGATAGAATTTCTTGA
- a CDS encoding biotin--[acetyl-CoA-carboxylase] ligase, translating into MIEFLETLPSTQSELILRIKSGKVFGKYALVAEEQSAGFGSRENEWVSGKGNLFLSFCLKDCEIASDIQKQSLSIYFGLILQEFLNKNGSKAWLKWPNDIYIGENKCGGILTSIVRNFIVCGIGLNLINAPENAEILDIKMKRDAIIYGFLEMVEKQISWKQIFSKLLIEFEKSKKFVATINGKKVPLSEAILCDDGSILINDKKVYSLR; encoded by the coding sequence GTGATAGAATTTCTTGAAACTTTGCCGTCTACGCAAAGCGAGCTCATTTTACGGATTAAATCCGGTAAAGTTTTCGGCAAATATGCACTTGTCGCGGAAGAACAAAGTGCCGGTTTCGGAAGCCGTGAAAATGAGTGGGTAAGCGGCAAAGGAAATCTTTTTTTGTCGTTTTGCTTGAAAGATTGTGAAATTGCAAGTGATATACAAAAACAATCTCTTAGCATTTATTTCGGTTTGATTTTGCAGGAATTTTTAAATAAAAACGGTTCTAAAGCATGGTTAAAATGGCCGAATGATATTTATATAGGTGAAAATAAATGCGGCGGAATTTTAACTTCAATAGTTAGAAATTTTATAGTTTGCGGCATAGGATTAAATTTAATAAATGCACCGGAAAATGCCGAAATTTTAGATATAAAAATGAAGCGGGATGCCATAATTTACGGCTTTTTGGAAATGGTGGAAAAACAAATTTCATGGAAGCAAATTTTTAGCAAACTTTTGATAGAATTTGAAAAATCAAAAAAATTCGTAGCTACGATTAACGGCAAAAAAGTACCATTAAGTGAAGCTATTTTGTGTGATGACGGCTCGATTTTGATTAATGACAAAAAGGTGTATTCTTTAAGATGA
- a CDS encoding ParA family protein, whose amino-acid sequence MSEIITIANQKGGVGKTTTAVNLASCLANSGKKVLLIDVDPQANATTGLGFSRNDYEFNIYHVFLGVKKISEILLKTEIENLELIPSNIGLVGIEKEFSDMDNNYKTILKNSLMEVEKNYDFILLDTPPTLGNITVNALISSNSVIIPIQCEFYALEGLALILNTIKFIKKTENKDLQILGFLPTMYSNNNLAKETIINLKEHFGDKLFKNMNQKDEFIVIPRNVKLAESPSFGKPIILYDPKSVGANTYKNLARLIIRKFQ is encoded by the coding sequence ATGAGTGAAATTATTACAATTGCAAATCAAAAAGGCGGAGTCGGCAAAACTACAACTGCTGTAAATTTGGCATCTTGTCTGGCAAATAGCGGCAAAAAAGTACTTCTTATAGATGTGGATCCGCAAGCTAATGCTACAACCGGACTTGGATTTAGCAGAAACGATTATGAATTTAATATATATCATGTTTTTTTGGGCGTTAAAAAAATCTCTGAAATACTTTTAAAAACCGAAATAGAAAATCTTGAATTGATTCCATCAAATATCGGGCTTGTAGGCATTGAAAAAGAATTTTCAGATATGGATAATAATTATAAAACAATTCTTAAAAATTCATTGATGGAAGTTGAAAAAAATTATGATTTTATCCTGCTTGATACACCGCCGACACTTGGAAATATAACTGTAAATGCGCTTATTTCAAGCAATAGTGTAATAATTCCTATTCAATGCGAATTTTATGCGCTGGAAGGTCTTGCGCTTATTTTAAATACCATAAAATTTATCAAAAAAACAGAAAATAAAGATTTGCAAATTTTAGGATTTTTGCCTACGATGTATAGTAATAATAATCTGGCGAAAGAAACTATAATAAATTTAAAAGAGCATTTTGGCGATAAGCTTTTTAAAAATATGAACCAAAAAGATGAGTTTATAGTTATTCCTAGAAATGTAAAACTTGCAGAAAGCCCAAGTTTCGGCAAACCTATAATATTATACGATCCGAAATCAGTCGGTGCAAATACATATAAAAACCTCGCAAGATTAATAATAAGGAAATTTCAATGA
- a CDS encoding ParB/RepB/Spo0J family partition protein, whose amino-acid sequence MSGRKKALGRGLDAILGDVELTYTKELQSGRNDIVIELEIDKIKPNPYQPRKNFDEEALKELSESIERHGLIQPIIVMQKGDEYLLIAGERRLRATKILGDKTIKAIVADFASQNLRELALIENIQRQDLNPIELANSYKELIDEYKITQEELSDIIKKSRTQITNTIRLLSLSDFTQKMIANNKISQGHAKIMVGLNPEQEKLVVDTVIGQKLSVRETENLVKKIKEKNSPKVAKKINDEVKNFKIELDKLKTKLEKFGKISIRNRKISIEFDEISQISKFIEKF is encoded by the coding sequence ATGAGTGGAAGAAAAAAAGCTCTTGGACGTGGGCTTGATGCTATTTTAGGCGATGTCGAGCTTACTTATACAAAAGAGCTTCAAAGCGGAAGAAACGATATAGTAATTGAGCTTGAAATAGATAAAATAAAACCAAATCCGTATCAACCGCGCAAAAATTTTGATGAAGAAGCTCTGAAAGAACTTAGCGAAAGTATTGAAAGACACGGACTTATTCAGCCGATTATAGTTATGCAAAAAGGAGATGAATATCTGCTTATAGCCGGAGAACGTCGTTTAAGAGCCACAAAAATTTTAGGCGATAAGACTATAAAAGCGATTGTTGCTGATTTTGCATCTCAAAATTTAAGAGAACTTGCACTAATAGAAAATATTCAAAGACAGGATTTAAATCCAATTGAGCTGGCAAATTCTTATAAAGAGTTGATAGATGAGTATAAAATTACGCAGGAAGAACTTTCAGATATAATTAAAAAATCCCGCACCCAAATAACAAATACTATTCGCTTACTCTCACTTAGTGATTTTACACAAAAAATGATAGCAAATAATAAAATTTCTCAAGGGCACGCTAAAATAATGGTCGGCTTAAATCCGGAACAGGAAAAACTTGTTGTAGATACGGTAATAGGACAAAAATTAAGTGTAAGAGAAACTGAAAATTTAGTCAAAAAGATTAAAGAAAAAAATTCGCCGAAAGTTGCAAAAAAAATAAATGATGAAGTTAAAAATTTTAAAATAGAACTTGATAAACTTAAAACTAAACTTGAAAAATTCGGCAAAATTAGTATAAGAAATCGAAAAATTTCAATAGAATTTGATGAAATTTCGCAAATTTCAAAATTTATTGAGAAATTTTAG